One Papio anubis isolate 15944 chromosome 9, Panubis1.0, whole genome shotgun sequence genomic window carries:
- the SP1 gene encoding transcription factor Sp1 isoform X2 encodes MSDQDHSMDEMTAVVKIEKGVGGNNGGSGNGGGAFSQARSSSTGSSSSSGGGGGQGANGWQIISSSSGATPTSKEQSGSSTNGSNGSESSKNRTVSGGQYVVAATPNLQNQQVLTGLPGVMPNIQYQVIPQFQTVDGQQLQFAATGAQVQQDGSGQIQIIPGANQQIITNRGSGGNIIAAMPNLLQQAVPLQGLANNVLSGQTQYVTNVPVALNGNITLLPVNSVSAATLTPSSQAVTISSSGSQESGSQPVTSGTTISSASLVSSQASSSSFFTNANSYSTTTTTSNMGIMNFTTSGSSGTNSQGQTPQRVSGLQGSDALNIQQNQTSGGSLQAGQQKEGEQNQQTQQQQILIQPQLVQGGQALQALQAAPLSGQTFTTQAISQETLQNLQLQAVPNSGPIIIRTPTVGPNGQVSWQTLQLQNLQVQNPQAQTITLAPMQGVSLGQTSSSSTTLTPIASAASIPAGTVTVNAAQLSSMPGLQTINLSALGTSGIQVHPIQGLPLAIANAPGKLSDLLHLLGTNPSILAET; translated from the exons ATGAGCG acCAAGATCACTCCATGGATGAAATGACAGCTGTGGTGAAGATTGAAAAAGGAGTTGGTGGCAATAATGGGGGcagtggtaatggtggtggtgccTTTTCACAGGCTCGAAGTAGCAGCACaggcagtagcagcagcagtggaggaggaggagggcag GGTGCCAATGGCTGGCAGatcatctcttcctcctctggGGCTACCCCTACCTCAAAGGAACAGAGTGGCAGCAGTACCAATGGCAGCAATGGCAGTGAGTCTTCCAAGAATCGCACAGTCTCTGGTGGGCAGTATGTTGTGGCTGCCACTCCCAACTTACAGAACCAGCAAGTTCTGACAGGACTACCTGGAGTGATGCCTAATATTCAGTATCAAGTAATCCCACAGTTCCAGACCGTTGATGGGCAACAGCTGCAGTTTGCTGCCACTGGGGCCCAAGTGCAGCAGGATGGTTCTGGTCAAATACAGATCATACCAGGTGCAAACCAACAGATTATCACAAATCGAGGAAGTGGAGGCAACATCATTGCTGCTATGCCAAATCTACTCCAGCAGGCTGTCCCCCTCCAAGGCCTGGCTAATAATGTACTCTCAGGACAGACTCAGTATGTGACCAATGTACCAGTGGCCCTGAATGGGAACATCACCTTGCTACCTGTCAACAGCGTTTCTGCAGCTACCTTGACTCCCAGCTCTCAGGCAGTCACCATCAGCAGCTCTGGGTCCCAGGAGAGCGGCTCACAGCCTGTCACCTCAGGGACTACCATCAGTTCTGCCAGCTTGGTGTCATCACAAGCCAGTTCCAGCTCCTTTTTTACCAATGCCAATAGCTACTCAACTACTACTACCACCAGCAACATGGGAATTATGAACTTTACTACCAGTGGATCATCAGGGACCAACTCTCAAGGCCAGACACCCCAGAGGGTCAGTGGGCTACAGGGGTCTGATGCTCTGAACATCCAGCAAAACCAGACATCTGGAGGCTCACTGCAAGCAGGTCAGCAAAAAGAAGGAGAGCAAAACCAGCAGACACAGCAGCAACAAATTCTTATCCAGCCTCAGCTAGTTCAAGGGGGACAGGCCCTCCAGGCCCTCCAAGCAGCACCATTGTCAGGGCAGACCTTTACAACTCAAGCTATCTCCCAAGAAACCCTCCAGAACCTCCAGCTTCAGGCTGTTCCAAACTCTGGTCCCATCATCATCCGGACACCAACAGTGGGGCCCAACGGACAGGTCAGTTGGCAGACTCTACAGCTGCAGAACCTCCAAGTTCAGAACCCACAAGCCCAGACAATCACCTTAGCCCCAATGCAGGGTGTTTCTTTGGGacagaccagcagcagcagcaccactCTTACACCCATTGCCTCAGCTGCTTCCATTCCTGCTGGCACAGTCACTGTGAATGCTGCTCAGCTCTCCTCCATGCCAGGCCTCCAGACCATTAACCTCAGTGCATTGGGTACTTCAGGAATCCAGGTGCACCCAATTCAAGGCCTGCCGTTGGCTATAGCAAATGCTCCAGGTAAGCTTTCCGATCTTTTGCATTTATTGGGAACCAACCCTAGCATCTTAGCTGAAACTTGA
- the SP1 gene encoding transcription factor Sp1 isoform X1, whose translation MSDQDHSMDEMTAVVKIEKGVGGNNGGSGNGGGAFSQARSSSTGSSSSSGGGGGQESQPSPLALLAATCSRIESPNENSNNSQGPSQSGGTGELDLTATQLSQGANGWQIISSSSGATPTSKEQSGSSTNGSNGSESSKNRTVSGGQYVVAATPNLQNQQVLTGLPGVMPNIQYQVIPQFQTVDGQQLQFAATGAQVQQDGSGQIQIIPGANQQIITNRGSGGNIIAAMPNLLQQAVPLQGLANNVLSGQTQYVTNVPVALNGNITLLPVNSVSAATLTPSSQAVTISSSGSQESGSQPVTSGTTISSASLVSSQASSSSFFTNANSYSTTTTTSNMGIMNFTTSGSSGTNSQGQTPQRVSGLQGSDALNIQQNQTSGGSLQAGQQKEGEQNQQTQQQQILIQPQLVQGGQALQALQAAPLSGQTFTTQAISQETLQNLQLQAVPNSGPIIIRTPTVGPNGQVSWQTLQLQNLQVQNPQAQTITLAPMQGVSLGQTSSSSTTLTPIASAASIPAGTVTVNAAQLSSMPGLQTINLSALGTSGIQVHPIQGLPLAIANAPGKLSDLLHLLGTNPSILAET comes from the exons ATGAGCG acCAAGATCACTCCATGGATGAAATGACAGCTGTGGTGAAGATTGAAAAAGGAGTTGGTGGCAATAATGGGGGcagtggtaatggtggtggtgccTTTTCACAGGCTCGAAGTAGCAGCACaggcagtagcagcagcagtggaggaggaggagggcag GAGTCCCAGCCATCCCCTTTGGCTCTGCTGGCAGCAACTTGCAGCAGAATTGAGTCACCCAATGAGAACAGCAACAACTCCCAGGGCCCGAGTCAGTCAGGGGGAACAGGTGAGCTTGACCTCACAGCCACACAACTTTCACAGGGTGCCAATGGCTGGCAGatcatctcttcctcctctggGGCTACCCCTACCTCAAAGGAACAGAGTGGCAGCAGTACCAATGGCAGCAATGGCAGTGAGTCTTCCAAGAATCGCACAGTCTCTGGTGGGCAGTATGTTGTGGCTGCCACTCCCAACTTACAGAACCAGCAAGTTCTGACAGGACTACCTGGAGTGATGCCTAATATTCAGTATCAAGTAATCCCACAGTTCCAGACCGTTGATGGGCAACAGCTGCAGTTTGCTGCCACTGGGGCCCAAGTGCAGCAGGATGGTTCTGGTCAAATACAGATCATACCAGGTGCAAACCAACAGATTATCACAAATCGAGGAAGTGGAGGCAACATCATTGCTGCTATGCCAAATCTACTCCAGCAGGCTGTCCCCCTCCAAGGCCTGGCTAATAATGTACTCTCAGGACAGACTCAGTATGTGACCAATGTACCAGTGGCCCTGAATGGGAACATCACCTTGCTACCTGTCAACAGCGTTTCTGCAGCTACCTTGACTCCCAGCTCTCAGGCAGTCACCATCAGCAGCTCTGGGTCCCAGGAGAGCGGCTCACAGCCTGTCACCTCAGGGACTACCATCAGTTCTGCCAGCTTGGTGTCATCACAAGCCAGTTCCAGCTCCTTTTTTACCAATGCCAATAGCTACTCAACTACTACTACCACCAGCAACATGGGAATTATGAACTTTACTACCAGTGGATCATCAGGGACCAACTCTCAAGGCCAGACACCCCAGAGGGTCAGTGGGCTACAGGGGTCTGATGCTCTGAACATCCAGCAAAACCAGACATCTGGAGGCTCACTGCAAGCAGGTCAGCAAAAAGAAGGAGAGCAAAACCAGCAGACACAGCAGCAACAAATTCTTATCCAGCCTCAGCTAGTTCAAGGGGGACAGGCCCTCCAGGCCCTCCAAGCAGCACCATTGTCAGGGCAGACCTTTACAACTCAAGCTATCTCCCAAGAAACCCTCCAGAACCTCCAGCTTCAGGCTGTTCCAAACTCTGGTCCCATCATCATCCGGACACCAACAGTGGGGCCCAACGGACAGGTCAGTTGGCAGACTCTACAGCTGCAGAACCTCCAAGTTCAGAACCCACAAGCCCAGACAATCACCTTAGCCCCAATGCAGGGTGTTTCTTTGGGacagaccagcagcagcagcaccactCTTACACCCATTGCCTCAGCTGCTTCCATTCCTGCTGGCACAGTCACTGTGAATGCTGCTCAGCTCTCCTCCATGCCAGGCCTCCAGACCATTAACCTCAGTGCATTGGGTACTTCAGGAATCCAGGTGCACCCAATTCAAGGCCTGCCGTTGGCTATAGCAAATGCTCCAGGTAAGCTTTCCGATCTTTTGCATTTATTGGGAACCAACCCTAGCATCTTAGCTGAAACTTGA